A region of Streptomyces halobius DNA encodes the following proteins:
- a CDS encoding phosphotransferase enzyme family protein, producing MRTSEHTVFDAAAAEGILRRACALADVDPDGIEMLRFGDHAVFRIDGGRIISRVGRSPDRLPAVRREVAVAAWLAAEGYPAARLVTKSEQPVVIEGHPVTFWEGLADGDTYASTREMGELLRRLHQLEPPPFSLPPLRPFDRVGDRLERAVIPAGTRAYLGSLADELADEYDRLQFALPAGPVHGDFNVGNVLLDAAGHPKAIDLDGFVTGPREWDLMQTAMYYDSFGWHTEAEYADFVEGYGFDVRQWSGYAVLRGVRELLMVTWLSQNAGTNPRAAEEVEKRVETLRSGGSRRDWAPF from the coding sequence ATGAGGACGAGCGAACACACCGTGTTCGACGCGGCCGCGGCTGAGGGCATCCTCCGGAGGGCATGCGCCCTCGCCGACGTGGACCCGGACGGCATCGAGATGCTGAGGTTCGGGGACCACGCAGTCTTCCGCATCGATGGCGGCCGGATCATTTCCCGGGTAGGCCGGAGTCCCGACCGGTTGCCGGCCGTGCGTAGGGAGGTGGCCGTAGCCGCATGGCTCGCTGCCGAGGGATACCCGGCGGCACGACTTGTCACGAAGTCGGAACAGCCCGTCGTCATCGAAGGCCACCCCGTGACCTTCTGGGAGGGACTGGCCGACGGCGACACGTACGCCAGTACGCGCGAGATGGGCGAACTGCTGCGGCGGCTCCACCAACTGGAACCGCCGCCCTTTTCCCTGCCTCCCCTTCGCCCCTTCGACAGGGTCGGAGATCGCTTGGAGCGCGCCGTGATTCCTGCCGGAACGCGCGCGTATCTCGGGTCTCTGGCTGACGAGTTGGCGGATGAGTACGACCGTCTACAGTTCGCTCTCCCGGCGGGGCCCGTGCACGGAGACTTCAACGTCGGCAACGTCCTCCTTGACGCAGCTGGACACCCGAAGGCCATCGACCTGGACGGCTTCGTCACGGGCCCGCGAGAGTGGGACCTCATGCAGACGGCCATGTACTACGACAGCTTCGGTTGGCACACAGAGGCTGAATACGCCGACTTCGTCGAGGGGTACGGCTTCGATGTCCGGCAGTGGTCGGGATATGCCGTGCTCCGCGGCGTCCGCGAACTGCTCATGGTCACGTGGCTCTCGCAGAACGCCGGCACGAATCCGCGAGCGGCCGAGGAAGTCGAGAAGCGCGTAGAAACCCTGCGTTCAGGCGGTTCGCGCCGCGACTGGGCACCGTTCTAG
- a CDS encoding GntR family transcriptional regulator produces MPQASPRGTYLEVSDSLRQKIKEGKITEALPSQAKLMSAHGVSRSTIERALAVLKSEGLIESVQGAGWYVAGTGDRRPLAEKVTDLLRAKGVKVGDRFPTEKELCEKFGASRTAVRSAIAQMEGQGLIGKGATRGREVRALPVGQGDRTA; encoded by the coding sequence GTGCCGCAGGCCAGTCCGCGAGGTACGTACTTGGAGGTCTCTGATTCTCTGCGCCAGAAAATCAAGGAGGGCAAGATCACGGAGGCTCTGCCGTCTCAGGCGAAGCTCATGAGCGCCCACGGCGTCAGCCGCAGCACCATCGAACGGGCCCTGGCCGTACTCAAGAGCGAGGGGCTGATCGAATCGGTGCAGGGGGCCGGTTGGTACGTGGCGGGGACCGGGGACCGGCGCCCGTTGGCCGAGAAGGTGACCGATCTCTTGCGGGCCAAGGGGGTCAAGGTCGGAGACCGCTTCCCTACCGAGAAGGAACTGTGCGAGAAGTTCGGCGCGTCACGGACCGCTGTCCGCTCTGCCATCGCACAAATGGAAGGCCAAGGGCTCATCGGCAAGGGGGCGACACGGGGTCGGGAAGTCCGTGCTCTGCCCGTCGGACAGGGGGACCGGACGGCATGA
- a CDS encoding CopG family transcriptional regulator translates to MSEPTGKYSITMPRDIAEAARARSGPSGLSAYVAAAVARQIERDNLNELITVAEAEHGSVTDDEIQALRDQLHQARREQTSSGADAA, encoded by the coding sequence ATGAGTGAGCCTACCGGCAAGTACTCGATCACCATGCCGCGCGACATCGCGGAAGCCGCCCGCGCCCGCAGCGGCCCCTCCGGCCTGTCCGCCTATGTCGCCGCGGCCGTCGCCCGCCAGATCGAACGCGACAACCTCAACGAGCTCATCACCGTCGCCGAGGCCGAGCACGGCTCCGTCACCGACGATGAGATCCAGGCTCTGCGTGACCAGCTCCACCAGGCCCGTCGCGAGCAGACGAGCAGCGGGGCGGACGCAGCGTGA
- a CDS encoding type II toxin-antitoxin system VapC family toxin — MTRASAVPGGTLVLDSEGLAKAVLRDRTVTGWLALARADDMRVITSAATLVEVVHPRINRPALEWTLSRLVVEPIAEPIARHAAALLADAGVHGHKHAIDAMLSATALSAPGPVSVLTSDPEDLTALCGGRVTVIKV; from the coding sequence GTGACGCGAGCCTCCGCCGTGCCCGGCGGCACGCTGGTCCTCGACAGCGAGGGACTGGCAAAGGCCGTGCTTCGCGACCGCACGGTCACCGGCTGGCTCGCCCTGGCCCGCGCCGACGACATGCGCGTCATCACATCCGCCGCCACCCTCGTCGAAGTGGTCCACCCCCGGATCAACCGCCCGGCCCTGGAGTGGACCCTGTCTCGTCTCGTCGTCGAACCGATCGCCGAGCCCATTGCCCGCCACGCCGCCGCCCTCCTCGCCGATGCCGGCGTGCACGGCCACAAGCACGCCATCGACGCCATGCTCAGCGCCACCGCCCTCTCCGCCCCCGGCCCTGTCAGCGTGCTGACCTCCGACCCGGAGGACCTCACCGCGCTGTGCGGCGGACGCGTCACCGTGATCAAGGTCTGA
- a CDS encoding AAA domain-containing protein yields MQLGPVLPKLDARKRPDIARWILREVYEHFGVESPSAAVNHPGCVVLDVQHRFGHDVMSLAYDGVRKPGPGIEQRAARHEPDDPEVVIIDTDGLQSLAEAHRTGRRKGWWPAGSLLARALTELHREDGEAVGAVTPYPVQAEATLEALRDHEASDGRLAEVGTAHRFQGREFPVVVFDTVEDDYGDGLWMSHASRAPEATPWARNGVRLFNVAVTRVQTRLYVVGSRSRILAAGEQTGLGKLAALIHDRRARSVPATQLIAPGGRPDILSARSAPASPMSSLATSRSPTSTTRSRSTRPSLTACLKPAPPCGSGPPGPRNASSACFRCWKTPYAVESA; encoded by the coding sequence ATGCAGCTCGGTCCCGTCCTGCCGAAACTCGATGCCCGGAAACGGCCCGATATAGCCCGCTGGATCCTGCGCGAGGTCTACGAACACTTCGGCGTCGAGTCCCCCTCGGCCGCTGTGAACCACCCGGGCTGTGTCGTCCTGGACGTCCAGCACCGCTTCGGACACGACGTCATGAGCCTCGCGTACGACGGCGTACGGAAACCCGGCCCGGGTATCGAGCAACGTGCCGCGCGGCACGAACCGGACGACCCTGAGGTCGTGATCATCGACACCGACGGACTCCAGAGCCTCGCTGAGGCCCACCGCACCGGCCGTCGCAAGGGATGGTGGCCGGCCGGCTCCCTGCTCGCGCGGGCACTGACCGAACTGCACCGCGAGGACGGCGAGGCGGTCGGCGCCGTCACGCCGTACCCGGTACAGGCGGAAGCCACCCTGGAAGCACTCCGGGACCACGAGGCGAGTGACGGCCGGCTCGCCGAAGTCGGGACGGCGCATCGCTTCCAGGGCCGCGAGTTCCCCGTGGTCGTCTTCGACACAGTGGAGGACGACTACGGCGACGGCCTCTGGATGTCCCATGCATCCCGTGCTCCCGAGGCGACACCATGGGCCCGCAACGGCGTACGCCTCTTCAACGTCGCCGTGACGCGCGTACAGACCAGGCTGTACGTCGTCGGAAGCCGCAGCCGCATCCTCGCCGCGGGTGAACAGACGGGCCTGGGAAAGCTCGCCGCACTCATCCACGACCGGCGCGCCCGCTCGGTCCCCGCCACCCAGCTCATCGCGCCCGGCGGACGGCCCGACATCCTCTCGGCCCGTTCGGCGCCCGCCTCGCCGATGTCCTCTCTCGCCACGTCGAGGTCTCCGACGTCGACGACGAGATCTCGTTCTACGAGACCTTCGCTGACCGCTTGTCTGAAGCCCGCACCTCCCTGTGGATCTGGTCCCCCTGGACCGCGAAACGCCTCCTCAGCCTGCTTCCGGTGCTGGAAGACGCCGTACGCCGTGGAGTCCGCGTAA
- a CDS encoding DUF1648 domain-containing protein yields MPAQSNAEVGAARRILLVAAPFVAGAVAVAMTFAALHDALPSRIATHFTADGTANSFSSPGSAIAQYCLIFVIEFVGLLVAAFSIKQRTGGQRSLIVLSWALAAATAYDLIAAMQASTQTSGSQAITLPLYQLAIAVGVGVAAAAIGWLLGRRRA; encoded by the coding sequence ATGCCTGCACAGTCCAATGCCGAGGTGGGAGCCGCCAGGCGAATCCTCTTAGTGGCCGCCCCCTTTGTGGCGGGAGCAGTCGCAGTCGCCATGACGTTCGCAGCGCTTCATGATGCGCTGCCCAGCAGGATAGCCACGCACTTCACTGCCGACGGCACCGCGAACAGCTTCAGCTCACCCGGCTCGGCGATTGCTCAGTACTGCCTCATCTTCGTGATCGAGTTCGTCGGTCTGCTCGTAGCGGCCTTCTCCATCAAGCAACGGACGGGCGGGCAACGATCTCTCATCGTCCTCAGTTGGGCCCTGGCCGCTGCCACCGCGTACGACCTCATCGCGGCCATGCAGGCGAGCACGCAGACTTCCGGGAGTCAGGCAATAACGCTCCCCCTGTACCAGCTCGCTATCGCGGTCGGAGTCGGAGTGGCTGCCGCTGCCATAGGCTGGCTTCTTGGCCGGAGGCGTGCGTGA
- a CDS encoding GNAT family N-acetyltransferase — protein sequence MAHTEHHTGAVEAEETIVCRPARREDEKSVAAVDGSFTTDTVFEVTPTEGGFTIRPVQLDTPIHKVFPDDEPKDDDEPKDDDEPKDAADEEDSDDECTIVAVEGDTVCGFVATEYNPWNHRLTIADIEVAPTHRGRGVGRTLMNHALEHARERGAGHVWLEVTNINAPAIRAYRRMGFAFCGLDASLYKGTESAGETALYMSRPCS from the coding sequence ATGGCGCATACTGAACACCACACAGGGGCGGTTGAGGCCGAGGAGACGATCGTTTGCCGGCCAGCACGCCGCGAGGACGAGAAGTCCGTCGCCGCTGTCGACGGATCGTTCACCACGGACACCGTCTTCGAAGTGACACCCACCGAGGGTGGATTCACCATACGGCCCGTTCAGTTGGATACTCCAATTCACAAGGTTTTCCCGGACGATGAGCCGAAGGACGACGATGAGCCGAAGGACGACGATGAGCCGAAGGATGCGGCAGACGAGGAGGACTCGGACGACGAATGCACGATCGTGGCCGTCGAAGGGGACACCGTCTGCGGATTCGTCGCCACCGAGTACAACCCTTGGAATCACCGGCTGACCATCGCTGACATCGAGGTGGCCCCCACGCACCGGGGACGGGGTGTGGGACGGACCTTGATGAATCACGCCCTTGAGCACGCCCGTGAACGCGGTGCCGGACATGTGTGGCTGGAAGTCACCAATATCAACGCGCCCGCGATCCGCGCCTATCGGCGCATGGGGTTCGCCTTCTGCGGGTTGGACGCCTCGCTCTATAAGGGGACGGAATCGGCGGGAGAGACGGCGTTGTACATGAGCCGGCCCTGCTCCTGA
- a CDS encoding cytochrome P450 has product MTTLRSRIIAWAGRMYLARTRKKGFDLSRMSFLPESVLMPLRREGLDPVDDLAIVREKEPISRLPVPIAANVWLVTGYDEVKAVLGKAHAFSSDFTNLVGKAGAGVDQNPGGLGFADPPVHTRLRRLLTPEFTMRRLGRLTPRIHEIVEERLDAMEAAGKNGDPVDIVHSFALPIPSLVICELLGVPYEDRADFERLSAARFDLFSGANASFGAISESLSYFRDVVKKQRQDPGDGLLGMIVKEHGDSVGDEELAGLADGVLTGGFETTASMLALGALVLLQDPKHFAALHDGDEVVDRYVEELLRYLTVVQVAFPRFAREDLEIGGVQITSGDVVLCSLSGADRDGKLGPEMEQFDPTRNVPSHLAFGYGIHRCVGAELARMELRAAYPALVRRFPNMCLAAEPEELAFRKLSIVYGIESLPVRLDG; this is encoded by the coding sequence ATGACGACTCTCCGTTCCCGGATCATCGCCTGGGCCGGTCGTATGTATCTGGCGAGAACGAGGAAGAAGGGATTCGACCTGTCTCGAATGTCTTTCTTGCCCGAGTCCGTCCTGATGCCATTGCGGCGCGAGGGACTTGATCCCGTGGACGATCTGGCAATCGTCCGGGAGAAGGAGCCCATCTCCCGGCTTCCGGTGCCGATAGCCGCCAACGTCTGGCTGGTCACCGGCTATGACGAGGTCAAGGCGGTGCTCGGCAAGGCGCATGCCTTCAGCTCCGACTTCACCAACCTGGTCGGCAAGGCGGGCGCCGGAGTCGACCAGAATCCCGGCGGCCTCGGATTCGCCGACCCGCCCGTGCACACCCGCCTCCGCCGACTCCTCACCCCCGAATTCACCATGCGCCGCCTCGGCCGGCTCACGCCGCGTATCCACGAGATCGTCGAGGAGCGGCTGGACGCCATGGAGGCCGCGGGGAAGAACGGCGATCCGGTGGACATCGTCCACTCCTTCGCCCTCCCCATTCCTTCCCTGGTTATCTGCGAACTGCTCGGCGTGCCTTACGAGGACCGTGCCGACTTCGAACGCCTCAGCGCCGCCCGTTTCGACCTTTTCAGCGGTGCGAACGCCTCCTTCGGCGCCATATCGGAATCCCTTTCCTATTTCCGGGACGTCGTCAAGAAGCAGCGCCAGGATCCGGGTGACGGTCTGCTCGGCATGATCGTGAAGGAGCACGGCGACTCGGTCGGCGACGAGGAACTGGCCGGGCTCGCCGACGGCGTACTGACCGGCGGCTTCGAGACCACCGCCAGTATGCTGGCGCTCGGCGCCCTCGTCCTGCTCCAGGACCCGAAGCACTTCGCGGCCCTGCACGACGGCGATGAGGTCGTCGACCGTTATGTCGAGGAGCTGCTGCGCTACCTCACCGTCGTACAGGTGGCGTTTCCGCGTTTCGCGCGCGAGGACCTCGAAATCGGCGGTGTGCAGATCACTTCCGGGGACGTGGTGCTGTGCTCCCTGAGCGGCGCCGACCGGGACGGCAAACTGGGCCCGGAAATGGAGCAGTTCGATCCCACCCGCAATGTCCCTTCCCACCTCGCCTTCGGTTACGGAATCCACCGCTGCGTCGGCGCGGAACTGGCCCGGATGGAACTCCGCGCCGCCTATCCCGCGCTGGTACGCCGGTTCCCCAATATGTGCCTGGCCGCCGAACCGGAAGAGCTGGCATTCCGGAAACTGTCGATCGTCTACGGCATAGAGTCCCTGCCGGTCCGCCTCGACGGATGA
- a CDS encoding nuclear transport factor 2 family protein — protein sequence MPGMTTEIPAAQADLLHRMCEIFTTQKVEKFTRAFFHPDVDWPNVAEGTRLHGIEAVLAYWRGQFAELHPLVRMEGMTAEPDGRIAVRVRLGARGADGDHRAEGTVHHVYPFRDGKVVHMEVREGWRRPLRGRLRGGQGAIGPLFREPGQWQFVNSSRTKAGRARHAAADDRTTGRWHGPGP from the coding sequence ATGCCCGGCATGACGACCGAGATTCCCGCTGCGCAGGCGGACCTCCTGCACCGTATGTGCGAAATCTTCACCACACAGAAAGTCGAAAAGTTCACCCGCGCCTTCTTTCATCCGGATGTGGACTGGCCGAATGTGGCCGAAGGTACGCGGCTGCACGGCATCGAGGCGGTGCTGGCGTATTGGCGGGGGCAGTTCGCCGAGTTGCATCCGCTCGTGCGGATGGAGGGGATGACGGCGGAGCCCGACGGCCGGATCGCCGTCCGGGTGCGGCTGGGGGCACGGGGCGCCGACGGGGACCACCGGGCCGAGGGGACCGTCCACCACGTCTACCCGTTCCGGGACGGCAAGGTGGTGCACATGGAGGTGAGAGAGGGGTGGCGGCGGCCCTTGCGGGGGCGGCTTCGAGGCGGTCAGGGAGCCATAGGCCCCTTGTTCCGTGAACCCGGCCAATGGCAGTTTGTAAACTCGTCCAGAACGAAAGCAGGCCGAGCTCGTCACGCTGCCGCGGACGACCGGACAACCGGTCGATGGCATGGACCTGGGCCATGA